AGAGTAAAACCAATCACCTTCACGTCGCTTCTTTTAAGCAACTTATCAACATCACTTTCTTCAACAGTAAATTCCTTTGGCGATGTCACAAAGAAGAACTTTTCAAAGTAAGGCGCATCGTCCAATTTGTATGCAAACGGGAGCGAATTCATTTTGCCGGGAGCAAGTTCAACAGCCTTTTCGCCATTGCCCATGTGGAGAGTCAACGCGCCATTTCCGTCCATGCTAAAAAGGAGACCAAAGCATTTTTCTGGAACGGAATAGCGCAATTGAATTTCATCACCTTCGCCAACAGAATCAAGATCGTTCAGTTGGACAATTCCCGCCGGAGTCTTTTTCCAAACTTCCATGCGGGCGTCCATGCCCTTGATTCGCGTATCCGACTGCGTTTCAGCAAGAGCGACCTGCGTGTTTTGCGGGCCACCAACAGCAGCAACATCGCTACCCACGCGTTCGTTCATCACGGAAGTTTCGCGCTGAGCCATAAACGCCACCAAAGCAACCGCCAATACGAATACCGCAGCGGCCGCAAATTTCATGATACTAAAGCGCGGCGCATTTTTTTCGGCATTTCCGGCATTTTCCTTTGCGGTGCCAAGATTCGCGGCCACCGCAGTTTCTGTCACAGTTCCTGCATCCACCGCATCAATTTTTGCAGCCAGCATTTCGAACGGCAACTTGTTCAAAATCGCCTTATTGTCTTCGCGGAGCATTTTCACGCGCTGAGCAAGCATTGCATCAGCCGCTTCGAGCTTGCGAATTTCATTCATTTCTTCTTCCGGCAAATCGCCAGTCAGGAATCGTTCTAATTTCCAATCGGGAATCATCACTTTACCTCCAGAGTTTTAACTTTGGCCTGTAAACCGCGCAAACGCTTACGCACACCGCTTACCGACAAGCCCACTTCGTGGGCAGTCTCTTCGAGCGTCATACCATCGACAAAATGCAAAACCGCCATGGTTCGGCTCGATTCTGGTTCCTTCGAAAAGAGCTTTGCCAGCTTGCTTTTCGCTTCGTAATCATCCTGTTCATCTTCGGCACAGGCGATGTTCAAAAGCAGACTAGAAGAATCCACATCCAATCCACGACGGCGCTTGTCGCGAATACGGTTCAGGCAAAGCCGGGTTGCCGTATTCCACAAAAGACTGCTAGGCGACTGCATATCCAAACGATCCGTTGCAGAATAAATCCGCAAGAAAACGTCTTGCATGAGGTCGCTAGCCTCCGCATCGTCGCGAAGAAGTTGCAGGCAACGCCTATAGACCATAGGCGCGAACTTCTCGTAAATCTTCGCAAAATCTGCTTTTTTTAAGGTTTCTAGGCTTTTCACGTTTATGTAACACCAGTGGAAGTCAAAAGTGTTACCGCAAAAATAAAAAAATTTAAGTCTAATCAGTCATTCCCGCGACGGCCCATCTTTTTTTAACAATGTCATTCCCGCCCCCGAGCGGGAATCTCCTTTTTTTTCAAAATCAAGAGGGTTTTATTATGATTTTTTTCATCAAACAAAAAAATTCAACTCAAGAAATACATAAAAACGTAAGCTTTTTCTTAAAATTTTTTTTATTTTCATTGACAGACAAATTACCAAATTATATTATCAGAAACAAACAAATATGGCAATCGGTATTTTTATGAAGAAAATTATCTGTTTCATGTATATTTTAGCGATTACAACCTGTTTTGCTGAAATAACATTGACTACAGAAATGGATCAAAAGAATTGCAATTTTGCAGTTCAAGTAAAAGAAGACAGCAACACCCTGTTTTCCGAAACAATGCATATTTCTGGACAATTTGGAAGATCTGCTTGTTTTGATTCGTGGATTGAAGCCTGCTTAATAAATCAAAAAGATGCAGCTTTTATTAATGGAATGAAAGAAAATCGTTCTAAGAGTTTTACAAATTCAAAGGGACAAATATGTTTCTTCGACAACTTAAGCCTTTCTACAGGAAATATGGGTTGTTTTACCTCAAGGCCAGATCATGTCTACGGTGTCAACGCAAAAGTCAGCTGCGTAGACACAACATCGACTCCATTGTACTGCGCTAAAAACGAAAAACTCGCCAAACAGGTATTATTGGTAAAACAGGAACTTGAATGCAAAGAAAAAGATGGAGTATTCCAAGGGGATGTTTATGCCTTCGAACAAGAAGACGGATCAACAGAATACTGCATTTCTGCATCATGTGACATTTGCGGTTCAGAATGGTTTGAAGAATATGTAAATCAAAGAAAACAATCCGAATGCTGTGAAAAATTAGGCAAAGAACCGAATCAAGGCAATGGAATGTGCGAAAGTCCTTTGCCACCAAGCTCAAGTGAAATCGGAGTTTCTTATTCTCAAATAAAAAATTTTCCAGGTTGCTCAAATATAACAGCAGGCGAAGGGGATAAATTCTGCAAAGTACAGCAATCATCTTCTAGTTCTGAAAAATCTTCTTCGTCACAAGGATCCAGTTCGTCATCTGACCAAAGTTCATCAAGCGAGAACTCATCTAGCTCAAGTGAAAGCAGTTCCAGCAGCATGGATAAATCGAGCTCCTCGTCTGCTGAATCTTCGAGTTCAAAAGAATCCTCATCTTCTGCAGAGTCTTCGAGTTCTGAAGAGTCTTCGTCTTCTGCAGAATCTTCAAGTTCAGAGGAATCTTCGTCTTCAGTCGAATCTTCAAGTTCTGAAGAATCTTCGTCTTCTGCAGAGTCTTCAAGTTCGGATGAATCTTCGTCTTCTGCAGAATCATCTAGTTCCGAAAATTCATCATCTTCTGCTAAATCCTCTAGTTCTGAAAGCTCATCAAGCGAAACAGGATTGTGCAAAACACTCCCTGTAGACAAAATTCCATACAATGCTAAATCAGCTTGCTTCAAAAATAACGGACACTGCTATAAGTGTAAAGCAGGCATCAACGAAAGCGATTGTCAGAACAGTTGGTCATGGCAAAATCCAAACACCCCTGTCAACACATACCACTGGTTTAACGAAGTCAATTGTGCCACTGGAGAAAAAACAGACCAGGGAATCGGTGTATGTCCAGCACAGCCTCTAGACGCAATTCCAAGCGATTTGTCAAACGCATGCTTCGCCATGGACGGGAAATGCTATAAATGCAAAGACCCGTCTCCATACGGCGGATGCGCACAGTCTTGGATTTGGACACAAAAGCTTTACTACGCGGAACCATACTATCTTGAAGAAGTAGATTGCTATGATCCGTTTGAAATACACAGCAAGCAATGTCCAGACGGAAACGCTTTAATGAAAAGAGCCTCGGATTATGAATATGCGGAAAACGCAAGTGATGATAGATACAACATTGATTTCACAAACAACATAAAATACTATAACATTTTAGGACGAAAAACATCAAGGGCTAACTCTGTCAAACAGGTCCTTTATAGAAAAAGTACTGATAATTTTTATAAAAAATCGGCGGACCAGCTGCAGCAGACTATCGAGAATATTTTTGAAAAAATAAATCAAGGATATAATAAAAGGGGGCTTTTTAAACGAAATGATTGTGGGCTCCTTGGTGGTGATTATGGAATAATTGAACCGGATGGCTCAAGAACAGGAGGAATTACATGCCCTGATGCTGAGCCTCGATTTAGTAAGCCTAAAGTGTTAAAATCAAAGTTTTTAGAAGAAACATGCATTATAAAAGATTGTGAGTACAAGAAGGTTTGGGTGAAAGTCGGAACAACGTTACAGATGACACTTATTAGTATAAAGGACACAGTCGTGGAAATAGGTTTTGTTTTTCCTGATGGCTATGTAACGACAAAGGAAGACCATGAAGCGGTAAAAAAACATGAAAAAGGACATGTTAAAGATTTTGAATGTATTGCAAAAAAATTCCCTAAAGAAAAAAAATATATTGAGGTCGAAGTGGAGGCTTGCAATGAGGATAGCGTATTAAATGCAGCAATCAAGGAAAAGGTAAAGCCGTATCTAGAGGAAATGCAAAGTAATTTCGATAAACGGGCTGATGAGGCAACAAGGCGATATCACAAAACATATAGTTCTTTTGATTATCCCAAAGGTAAATATGAATGTCCAAGTGATTTATAAATTTTGCATCTTTATTGCTAGTGCGTTCGCACTTTGCAATGCCGCCGATTATCCAGATGAAAAATCTGATGATGATCCTATCTTTGCCGATTTTTGCTTTTACAAGGATTCTATCTCATGGCTTGAGGTGGATAGTGTTTATGTATTAACCTATTATAAAATGGAAAATGAATTTACGATTTCAATCAATTTTAAGAGTACTACAGATTTTTCTTTTTTTGGAGTAAGTCTGCCGGATTATGATAGAAATAAAATTATCATAAATCCTGTTCGAGGCACACAAGGAAGTGGCGCAGGATCTTATCGAGGTCGAAAATATTCAGATAATAGGACCGTAATACCTTATGATCTAATTGACTTTTATATACTTTCAAAAGACTCTTTGTTCGTAAAATCTCTTTTTGGTACAAAGAACCGATTAAAATGGGATTACCATCTTGAGATGGGTAAACAGAAACAAAAAATATCTGGAGACAACATCATTTATATTTCCGGTTTTTGCACTGAGAAGCAATTGAAAATAATCAGGAAGAGGAAAAAAAATAGCAGCAACTAAGTTCCCGCCTGCGATATTTTTAAACAAGAGTATGATTTAAACTGCTCTATTGAATTTAAGGGACTGTATATAGGTGAATGTGATTTCACAGAATTGATCGATAAATAAAAAGAGGAATTTCAAGGAAAGCAAGGTGAAAATATTTACACTCATTGTGATTTTATCTATGTCACAAATACTGACTCCGCTTTTATACGCGCAAAACCATACTTTTGATTTTTGCGTAAAAAATATTGATTCTGATAATGAATCTCGCTATACTTTGATGTCATTAAAGCATCAATCAATTCTGCCAGATTCTACTTGGCAAATTCCGAATACCGTAAAATGCGCTTGCAATGCCTGGTCAACAAATGTTCGTATAGCAACTCCAGGCTTAACTTCTGGAGGAATCAATTTTGCAACTTGCACTGTAATGGGGAATCCATCAAGTATTTCAACAACGAAAACATTACCAAATATTGAAATGCCAACCACAATTCTTTATTTTCCTGCCGGGACTTTTTCTGCAAGTATAAGAGATTACTTTCAAAAGGAGGTTAAAGGTTTCTGGAAAGCCTCTTTGTATTGTGGAGGAGGAAATGAAAAAATAGAATTCATCTACGAATTTAAGGCTCGTATTGTTGGAGAATGTAGTGAGTAAATAAATGATTCATAAAGTGATTTATAAAATTTGCATCATTATCGCATGTGCGTTCGCATTTTGCAATGCCGCCGATTATCCAGATGAAAAATCGGATGATGACCCAATCTTTTCCTATTTCTGCTTTTATAAGGATGTTGTTTCCTGGATAAAGAATGATAGCGTCTATGCTTTATCCTATTATGAAATGCAAAATGAATTTACGATTAGTGTCGATTATAAGAGTACGACAAGTTCATCCATATTCGGAGTAAATCTTCCGGATCTTGATCAAAAAAAAATACAGACCGATCTTGTGCGAGGAGTGCAAGGAGAAGGAGGTGGATTCTATCAAGGTCGAAAATATCCAAGAAATAGGGTCGTAAAGCCTTACGACTTAATCGATTTTTACATTCTCCAAAAAGATTCTTTGTATGTTAAAACTCTGTTTGGAACAACGAATCGACTGAAATGGGAATATCTCCTAGATATGGGAAAACAGAAACAAAAAATATCTGGAGATAACATCATTTACATTTCCGGTTTCTGCACCGAAGAACAACTGAAAGCGATAAGAGAAAGAAAAAAGAAGTGTCCTGATAAAAATAATAACTGTAAAAAATGAATAAAATGGCATAGAGGCGGTTTTATCAAGCGCCGTCAGAGCTTCGCAGGGTCTGCATGGACTTGCGGAAGATTTCCTTTCCGGCGCCAAGCTCAAAGAAATACTTGAAAATACCGAGATCGACCTTGGCAAACGGAGCAAAACGAGATTTCGCAAAAACGCGATCGTTCTCATCGACAGTAAACTTGGCCTTAAACTGATTCAGAGCCGAAGGCGCAAGCATCACGTAATCAATCCCCTTCTTGAACCAATCTGGAGCCGATTCATAATCTGGAGCAATGCGCGTTACAGGCTTCATGGGGTGTTGCACGCCCTGCGTTTCTCCATAACCAATGGCAATCACCATTTCCAGTTTTTCGCCATCATCAATTTCAATAGTCGGCGTTTTCTTGAACGTAAGCCCTACTACGCAAGTATTCAGCCCCAATGTTTGAGCCAAAAGCACCAGTTCCGCCGTTGCATACCCCGCGCGTTCTTCGAGCGTAGCCTCACAACCCGCCGTTGATTTTAGCCCGGCAACGGCAATATAATTTTTCACATTTCGAAAAGACCCGTAATGGGCTAAGCGGCCACTAAAAGCCACGTCATCATTCAAAATAAGCTGCATGTGAAGCGCAAAATTTTCGTTCAACCTTCTAATACGCGCCTGCAATTCCTCCACTTGCGCCTTGGTTAGCGGCTCAGGGCGATACTTACGTACAGAATGACGTGCAAAAACAGCTTCTTCTAAAGTCATTTTTTCTCCTTTATATACACCCAAAGTGTCCGCAACTACTAAAAAAAAGATAAATTATATAAGAACAAAGTGAATCAATTATTTTATTGATTTTTATTTTTAGGGGGCAGGTAAATCATGAAAGTCCAAGAACGCTTTTTAAAATACATCAGTTTCACCACCACCTCCGACGAGAACAGCCAATGCTGTCCTAGTACCAAACAGCAACTCGAACTTGCCAAATTCCTTGCCGAAGAACTCGAAGGCATCGGGCTTTCGCAGGTCAAAATGGACGAAAATGGCTATGTCTATGGGCTTTTGCCAGCAACCGCAGGCCGCGAAAACGATACTCCCATCGGGTTTATCAGCCACATGGACACCTCACCAGATTTTTCGGGAGTAAATCCGAAACCGCAAATTATCAAAGACTACGACGGTAGCGATGTTCTGCTCAAAGGTTCCGGCGCTATACTGAAAGTCGAAGACTTTCCTACGCTCAAATGGCTCAAGGGGCGCACGCTCATCACCACGGACGGCACGACACTCCTTGGCGCCGACGACAAGGCTGGCATTGCAGAAATCGTGACTGCGATGGAAGAGCTCGCCGACACCGACAGGCATGCCGAAAGCCGCGGCTACGAAAACCTTTCCGGCCATGGCGACATCTGGGTTTGCTTCACGCCAGACGAAGAAATCGGGCGCGGCGCCGACCGCTTGGATTTAGGCTATTTCAAGGCTAAATACGCCTACACGGTCGATGGAGGCTACGAAGGCGACATCGCTTACGAAAACTTCAACGCTGCAAGCGCTACATTCAAAATCCACGGCAAAGGGGTGCATCCCGGCGAAGCCAAGGGCATCATGAAAAATGCAGCTCTCATGGCCGCCGAAATCGCCATGGCGCTTCCTAAAAACGAAACCCCAGCCACCACCGAAGGTCACGAAGGTTTTTACCACCTCACCGACATCCAAGGCGATGTCAACGAAGCGACTCTCAATTACATCGTGCGCGATCACGACCAAGTGCGTTTCGAAGACCGCCAAAAATTCCTAAAGGAACTCGCCGAAAAATTCAACGAGCAATTCGGAGGCTCGCCTTTCGCAAATGCACAAGAAAACGAAAACCACGCAGGCGGTACCGTCGTCGAACTCGAACTTGAACATTCCTACAGCAACATGCTGCAAGTCATCGAGAAAAATCCAGCAGTCCTTGAACGAGCTCGCACGGCAATCGAATCGGTCGGAATTACAGCCGTAAGCGATCCCGTCCGCGGAGGCACCGACGGCGCAAAGCTCAGCTTTATGGGCCTCCCCTGCCCCAATCTTGGCACCGGCGGCTACGGCTACCACGGTCCCTTCGAGCACGTCACCGTCGAAGGCATGCAAACGGTCGTCAAAATCATCAAGAAAATTGCCGAAACTAGAGGATAATTCGTTTTACAGATTTTGTTAAAGTCGGACTTTTTATGGAAATTTTTCATAAAAAGTCACAAACATATTCATAACAACTTTGATTTTTCTTGATATAATTATATAAGTTAAACTTATCAGGTTGATCAAAAACAATTATACATTTAAGAATCGGAGGTCAATATGCATATTTCTTTTGTCATATTCATTGCAATTGTTATTGTCATCGTTGCCGTTGCCTCATTCTGTTTAGGGCGCCACATCTGTATAGCATCGAAGAATGGCTCACAAAAATCCAAGAACAGCATGCCGTTTGGAGCCTGCCTAACCAAGAACACAGCCAAATTCAAATACGGAACAATCAAGGATGCTCGTGATGGCGAAACTTACCGGACTATTCAAATCGGAAATCAAGTATGGATGGCAGAAAACCTGCGCTATAACGCAGAGAACAGTTACGCTCCAGATAACGACGAATCCAACGTGAAAAATTACGGACGCCTCTACACGTGGACCTCCGCACTCGACATTCCTACGGAATACACTGAGCAATCTCCGGCAAAAGACATCGAGATGTACAACAAGATAAAGGATAAGAATTACCAAGGCCTTGCGCCAAAAGGCTTCCACATTCCAAGCAAAAAAGAATGGGAAACTTTGCTCAGCAATCTAGAAGCAAAATCCGACGGCAAGGAACTGCGCAGCGCCTGTTTCTGGCAGAACCCCGGCGAAGATACTTTCGGATTTTTCGCACTTCCAGCCGGTTACCGATTCGACAACGGTAACTTCTGCCATTTCGGTAGGCGCGCCCGATTCTGGAGTAAGGACGAAT
This is a stretch of genomic DNA from Fibrobacter succinogenes. It encodes these proteins:
- a CDS encoding nitroreductase family protein — protein: MTLEEAVFARHSVRKYRPEPLTKAQVEELQARIRRLNENFALHMQLILNDDVAFSGRLAHYGSFRNVKNYIAVAGLKSTAGCEATLEERAGYATAELVLLAQTLGLNTCVVGLTFKKTPTIEIDDGEKLEMVIAIGYGETQGVQHPMKPVTRIAPDYESAPDWFKKGIDYVMLAPSALNQFKAKFTVDENDRVFAKSRFAPFAKVDLGIFKYFFELGAGKEIFRKSMQTLRSSDGA
- a CDS encoding RNA polymerase sigma factor, with amino-acid sequence MKSLETLKKADFAKIYEKFAPMVYRRCLQLLRDDAEASDLMQDVFLRIYSATDRLDMQSPSSLLWNTATRLCLNRIRDKRRRGLDVDSSSLLLNIACAEDEQDDYEAKSKLAKLFSKEPESSRTMAVLHFVDGMTLEETAHEVGLSVSGVRKRLRGLQAKVKTLEVK
- the pepT gene encoding peptidase T; protein product: MKVQERFLKYISFTTTSDENSQCCPSTKQQLELAKFLAEELEGIGLSQVKMDENGYVYGLLPATAGRENDTPIGFISHMDTSPDFSGVNPKPQIIKDYDGSDVLLKGSGAILKVEDFPTLKWLKGRTLITTDGTTLLGADDKAGIAEIVTAMEELADTDRHAESRGYENLSGHGDIWVCFTPDEEIGRGADRLDLGYFKAKYAYTVDGGYEGDIAYENFNAASATFKIHGKGVHPGEAKGIMKNAALMAAEIAMALPKNETPATTEGHEGFYHLTDIQGDVNEATLNYIVRDHDQVRFEDRQKFLKELAEKFNEQFGGSPFANAQENENHAGGTVVELELEHSYSNMLQVIEKNPAVLERARTAIESVGITAVSDPVRGGTDGAKLSFMGLPCPNLGTGGYGYHGPFEHVTVEGMQTVVKIIKKIAETRG
- a CDS encoding fibrobacter succinogenes major paralogous domain-containing protein; its protein translation is MHISFVIFIAIVIVIVAVASFCLGRHICIASKNGSQKSKNSMPFGACLTKNTAKFKYGTIKDARDGETYRTIQIGNQVWMAENLRYNAENSYAPDNDESNVKNYGRLYTWTSALDIPTEYTEQSPAKDIEMYNKIKDKNYQGLAPKGFHIPSKKEWETLLSNLEAKSDGKELRSACFWQNPGEDTFGFFALPAGYRFDNGNFCHFGRRARFWSKDEYGKANAFRLSLTNNSVDIEGVYRSDAISIRCVKNV